One Arvicanthis niloticus isolate mArvNil1 chromosome 3, mArvNil1.pat.X, whole genome shotgun sequence DNA segment encodes these proteins:
- the Npy4r2 gene encoding neuropeptide Y receptor type 4-2, producing MNISHFMASLFPGSLQGKNGTNPLDSLYNFSDGCQDSADVLAFIIITYSIETILGVLGNLCLIFVTTRQKEKSNVTNLLIANLAFSDFLMCLICQPLTVTYTIMDYWVFGEVLCKMLTFIQCMSVTVSILSLVLVALERHQLIINPTGWKPSIFQAYLGIGVIWFISCFLSLPFLANSILNELFHHNHSRVVEFLEDKVVCFVSWSSDHHRLIYTTFLLLFQYCVPLAFILVCYVRIYQRLRRQRRVFQGHTCSSRVGQMKRINGMLMAMVTAFAVLWLPLHVFNTLEDWYQEAIPACHGNLIFLICHLFAMASTCVNPFIYGFLNFNFKKDIKALVLTCHCSSPRGESEHLPLSTVHTDISKGSTRMGSKSNFI from the coding sequence ATGAATATCTCTCATTTCATGGCCTCCCTCTTCCCAGGATCCCTACAGGGTAAGAATGGGACCAACCCACTGGATTCCCTCTATAATTTCTCTGATGGCTGTCAAGACTCGGCAGACGTGTTagccttcatcatcatcacctaCAGCATTGAGACTATCTTGGGGGTCCTGGGAAACCTCTGCTTGATATTTGTGACCACAAGGCAAAAAGAAAAGTCCAATGTGACCAATCTACTCATTGCCAACCTGGCTTTCTCTGACTTCCTCATGTGCCTCATCTGCCAGCCACTCACGGTCACCTACACCATCATGGACTACTGGGTCTTTGGTGAAGTCCTTTGCAAGATGTTAACTTTCATCCAGTGTATGTCGGTGACAGTCTCCATCCTCTCACTGGTCCTTGTGGCCCTGGAGAGGCACCAGCTCATTATCAATCCAACAGGCTGGAAACCCAGTATTTTCCAGGCCTACCTGGGGATTGGGGTCATCTGGTTCATCTCTTGTTTCCTCTCCTTGCCTTTCCTGGCCAATAGCATCCTGAACGAACTCTTCCACCACAACCACTCTAGGGTTGTAGAGTTTCTGGAAGACAAGGTTGTCTGCTTTGTGTCCTGGTCCTCAGATCACCACCGTCTCATCTATACCACCTTTCTGCTGCTCTTTCAGTACTGCGTCCCTCTGGCCTTCATCCTGGTCTGCTACGTACGCATCTACCAGCGCCTGCGGAGGCAGAGGCGTGTGTTCCAAGGGCACACTTGCAGCTCACGAGTGGGGCAGATGAAGCGGATCAATGGCATGCTCATGGCAATGGTGACTGCCTTTGCAgttctctggctgcctctgcatGTGTTCAATACTCTGGAGGACTGGTACCAGGAAGCCATCCCCGCTTGCCATGGTAACCTCATCTTCTTGATATGCCACCTATTTGCCATGGCTTCCACCTGTGTCAACCCTTTCATCTACGGCTTTCTCAACTTCAACTTCAAGAAGGATATCAAGGCTCTGGTGCTGACCTGCCATTGCAGCTCACCTCGAGGGGAATCCGAACATCTGCCCCTGTCCACCGTGCACACAGACATCTCCAAGGGATCTACGAGGATGGGTAGCAAGTCTAACTTCATATAG